In Streptomyces sp. NBC_01439, the following are encoded in one genomic region:
- a CDS encoding signal peptidase I, which translates to MNHDSTIYTGKATPDAAADRGWLLGHFKDPSDPRHSEDVEIKWGVHPKGDERERWATAEKRTALLVLISGRFRLEFPGRTVVLAEQGDYVLWGRGVDHSWYAEEDAVVLTVRWPSIPGYRVDEPATQLEAGSPAL; encoded by the coding sequence GTGAACCACGACTCCACCATCTACACCGGTAAGGCCACCCCCGACGCCGCCGCCGACCGCGGCTGGCTCCTCGGCCACTTCAAGGACCCCTCCGATCCCCGCCACAGCGAGGACGTGGAGATCAAGTGGGGTGTCCATCCGAAGGGGGACGAGCGGGAGCGGTGGGCGACCGCAGAGAAGCGCACCGCGCTGTTGGTGCTGATCAGCGGACGCTTCCGGCTGGAGTTCCCCGGGCGCACCGTCGTCCTCGCCGAGCAGGGGGACTACGTGCTCTGGGGGCGCGGCGTCGACCACTCCTGGTATGCGGAGGAGGACGCCGTCGTCCTCACCGTCCGGTGGCCCTCGATCCCGGGCTACCGGGTGGACGAGCCCGCAACCCAGCTGGAGGCCGGGTCCCCCGCACTGTGA
- a CDS encoding GNAT family N-acetyltransferase encodes MTIDLDELMKVRARFDAEVREGAQADAPPAKVERVGAVVRHVAPALGWNGVLWSDLDEGTADAEIAAQVAFFAGRDCPEFEWKLYDYDRPADLGDRLRAAGLVPEPPETLMVGLVSELAKLPVEPPEGITLRVVTDEEGVDLMMQVHAGAFGTDRPRIREQLLSTLREQPETIAAVLAMAGETPVSAARMEMRPGLAFAGLWGGGTIPGWRGRGIYRLLVAHRARLAAELGITYLQVDASDDSRPILERLGFGVLGVTVPYLWTDAAAS; translated from the coding sequence ATGACGATCGATCTTGATGAACTGATGAAGGTGCGCGCCCGCTTCGATGCCGAAGTGCGCGAAGGCGCGCAGGCGGACGCCCCGCCGGCGAAGGTGGAGCGGGTGGGTGCTGTCGTACGGCACGTCGCGCCCGCGCTCGGGTGGAACGGGGTGCTCTGGTCGGACCTCGACGAGGGGACGGCGGACGCGGAGATCGCGGCGCAGGTGGCGTTCTTCGCGGGGCGCGACTGTCCGGAGTTCGAGTGGAAGCTGTACGACTACGACCGGCCCGCCGACCTCGGGGACCGGCTGCGGGCGGCGGGCCTCGTGCCGGAGCCGCCCGAGACCCTGATGGTGGGCCTGGTGTCCGAGCTCGCGAAGCTGCCGGTGGAGCCGCCGGAGGGAATCACCCTGCGGGTGGTGACGGACGAGGAGGGCGTCGACCTGATGATGCAGGTCCACGCCGGGGCCTTCGGGACGGACCGGCCGCGGATCCGGGAACAGCTGCTCAGCACGTTGCGGGAGCAGCCGGAGACGATCGCCGCGGTGCTCGCGATGGCGGGCGAGACCCCGGTGAGCGCGGCCCGGATGGAGATGCGGCCGGGGCTGGCCTTCGCGGGCCTCTGGGGCGGCGGCACGATCCCCGGGTGGCGCGGCCGGGGCATCTACCGCCTGCTGGTCGCCCACCGCGCCCGCCTGGCGGCGGAGCTCGGCATCACCTACCTACAGGTCGACGCCTCGGACGACAGCCGCCCGATCCTGGAGCGGCTCGGCTTCGGGGTCCTGGGCGTGACGGTGCCGTACCTGTGGACCGACGCCGCCGCCTCCTAG